A single region of the Photobacterium sanguinicancri genome encodes:
- a CDS encoding IS3 family transposase (programmed frameshift) produces the protein MKTTSRRTQRDYSLAFKLAVVSQVEKGEMTYKQAQERYGIQGRSTVLVWLRKHGQLDWSKGIEQSRALGATMSNPSSTQTPEQRIKELEQQLEETQLKAEFFEAVVKVMDRDFGVRISKKRKAELLRKKPVRKLTVTKACHFIGITRQAFYKRCVAEIHQTKKDESVLGFVKEQRMMHPRIGTRKIKYLLAQNDIEIGRDRLFSLLRMNRLLVQNRRAYHRTTNSNHRFYCHPNRIKEGLIPERPEQLWVADITYLATRRGSTYLSLVTDAYSRKIVGYHIGDDMKARTVKQAFLNALKERKNTGELVHHSDRGVQYCSVEYQELHRQYDVSCSMTDGYDCYQNALAERINGILKMEYLLNKPNDLDEAKKMVAESVKIYNEYRPHTALKYKTPDEIHRAF, from the exons ATGAAAACAACAAGTAGACGTACTCAACGAGATTATTCTCTTGCCTTTAAATTGGCAGTCGTAAGCCAAGTTGAAAAAGGCGAAATGACTTATAAGCAAGCTCAAGAGCGTTATGGGATCCAAGGTCGCTCTACCGTTTTAGTTTGGCTTCGCAAACATGGTCAACTAGATTGGTCTAAAGGAATAGAACAATCGAGAGCGTTAGGAGCGACTATGTCAAACCCTTCCTCAACTCAAACCCCAGAGCAACGAATCAAAGAACTCGAGCAGCAATTGGAAGAGACTCAGCTCAAAGCTGAGTTCTTTGAAGCGGTAGTAAAAGTCATGGATCGAGATTTCGGTGTCCGAATCTCAAAGAAGCGCAAGGCCGAGTTATTAAGGAAAAAAC CGGTCAGAAAGTTGACCGTCACTAAAGCTTGTCACTTCATAGGTATTACACGACAAGCTTTCTACAAGCGCTGTGTTGCAGAAATTCATCAAACAAAGAAAGATGAATCAGTACTCGGTTTTGTGAAGGAGCAAAGGATGATGCACCCTCGTATAGGGACTCGTAAGATCAAGTATTTACTTGCTCAGAACGATATTGAAATCGGGCGAGACCGCTTATTCTCTCTGTTGAGAATGAATCGATTATTAGTGCAAAATCGAAGGGCTTATCATCGAACCACAAACAGTAATCATCGCTTTTACTGCCATCCAAATCGAATCAAAGAAGGCTTAATACCGGAAAGACCAGAGCAATTATGGGTTGCCGATATTACTTATCTAGCAACGCGACGTGGTAGTACTTATCTCAGTTTAGTGACGGACGCTTACTCAAGAAAAATCGTGGGCTATCACATAGGTGATGATATGAAAGCTCGCACGGTCAAGCAGGCCTTTTTAAACGCGTTGAAAGAGCGGAAGAATACAGGTGAGCTTGTTCATCACTCAGATCGAGGTGTTCAGTACTGCTCTGTTGAATACCAAGAGTTGCATCGACAGTATGATGTATCTTGCTCAATGACTGATGGCTATGACTGTTATCAGAATGCGTTGGCAGAGAGGATCAACGGAATACTGAAGATGGAGTATCTGTTGAATAAGCCGAATGATTTAGATGAAGCAAAGAAAATGGTCGCCGAATCAGTAAAAATCTATAATGAATATAGGCCTCACACAGCTCTAAAATACAAAACGCCCGATGAAATACATCGAGCGTTTTAG
- a CDS encoding Ig-like domain-containing protein, producing MRKLLVLCSLIILGCNSGTSTSVANDIVSVEISYDNISGTSAARIPSHSSLPFSATAHFSNKSKRDVTKDVHWVSSDPTVAAINNTGVAKGITEGTSTIMALYKGIKSNAIELSITEASLWSLNIDFSSDFSGELPKGVSFLLTAMATYNDMSQKEAISDVAWHTSDPSIITVDKHGRVKGINLGTAIITATLNGKVSNTLKVSVRDAVFTKIKIQPKESALHVIPVGFTQSMVAVGTLSDGFELALQDGVVWSVDDDSIATITNHGVVKAHNEGETTVSVQYGSIKSAPLSIVSSKVSLEGIELSSPIHNLPKGNKLQVQAIGTFSDGSKVDVSNDILWSSDDENIAIVSHTGVVLGVEVGQAIISATFDNIKTDFNIDINNALTKFEIVTLGSSTAHSSKTVKSGTILVKDRDITLVYRGDDIEVFVQSEAQYIQASDVGHDFFVRKDEDNNIIGFSGFVRVYRTSKEHMYDDSFYTTFFSASSTRSQASVGSNYSGELFYSVLSEDEKPLTVRLGRVTLNLNEGSPTCVVSGRDVYTCVDAEFNGTGFISKLYDENKRRQGDLFVKFYGDTGEFASGYIFENAYQGNAKKVDVFVLTKQL from the coding sequence ATGCGTAAACTACTTGTTTTATGTTCATTAATTATACTTGGTTGTAACAGTGGTACATCAACATCAGTCGCTAACGATATCGTATCAGTAGAGATTAGTTACGATAATATATCGGGGACGTCGGCGGCAAGAATACCTTCACACTCTTCATTACCTTTTAGTGCTACCGCCCATTTTTCAAATAAATCAAAACGTGACGTTACCAAAGATGTTCATTGGGTTAGTTCTGATCCTACGGTTGCAGCAATAAATAATACTGGTGTAGCAAAAGGTATTACGGAAGGAACCTCTACAATAATGGCCTTGTATAAAGGTATAAAAAGTAATGCGATTGAACTTAGTATTACAGAGGCTAGCCTTTGGAGTTTGAATATTGATTTTTCTTCAGACTTTTCAGGTGAGTTACCGAAAGGTGTTTCTTTCCTGCTAACTGCAATGGCAACATATAATGATATGAGTCAAAAAGAGGCCATATCAGACGTAGCTTGGCATACAAGTGATCCAAGCATTATAACTGTCGATAAGCATGGGCGCGTTAAAGGGATTAATCTAGGAACCGCAATAATAACCGCAACACTTAATGGAAAGGTAAGCAATACATTAAAAGTTTCAGTTAGAGATGCTGTTTTCACTAAGATTAAAATTCAACCAAAAGAAAGTGCTTTGCATGTCATTCCTGTTGGCTTTACACAATCAATGGTTGCTGTTGGGACCTTGAGTGATGGATTTGAATTGGCATTACAAGATGGTGTTGTTTGGTCTGTTGATGATGATTCTATTGCAACAATTACAAACCATGGTGTTGTTAAGGCACATAATGAAGGTGAAACGACAGTAAGCGTTCAGTATGGAAGCATTAAGAGTGCACCATTATCAATCGTAAGCTCAAAAGTTTCACTAGAGGGAATAGAACTTTCTAGCCCTATACATAATTTACCTAAAGGTAATAAGCTACAGGTACAGGCAATCGGCACTTTCAGTGACGGCTCAAAGGTAGATGTTTCAAATGATATTCTATGGTCGAGCGATGATGAGAATATTGCCATTGTTAGTCATACCGGGGTGGTCTTGGGTGTTGAAGTGGGCCAAGCTATCATCTCAGCAACATTTGATAATATTAAAACTGATTTTAATATTGATATTAATAATGCACTAACTAAGTTTGAAATTGTTACGCTTGGGAGTTCAACCGCTCATAGTTCAAAAACAGTTAAAAGCGGCACCATACTCGTCAAAGATCGAGACATTACTTTAGTGTACCGAGGTGATGACATTGAAGTCTTTGTGCAATCTGAAGCGCAGTATATTCAAGCTTCAGATGTTGGGCATGATTTCTTCGTAAGAAAAGATGAAGACAATAATATTATTGGTTTTTCTGGTTTTGTGAGGGTTTATCGAACAAGTAAAGAACATATGTACGATGACAGCTTTTATACAACGTTCTTCTCTGCCAGCTCAACGAGAAGCCAAGCAAGCGTAGGTTCAAATTACAGCGGAGAGCTTTTTTATTCAGTTTTATCTGAAGATGAAAAACCATTAACAGTGAGGCTTGGTCGTGTAACACTTAACTTAAATGAGGGTAGCCCTACATGCGTAGTCTCGGGCCGAGATGTATATACATGTGTTGATGCTGAATTTAATGGCACTGGTTTTATTTCTAAGTTATATGATGAAAATAAAAGACGACAAGGTGACCTTTTTGTGAAGTTTTACGGTGATACTGGTGAGTTTGCCTCTGGCTATATTTTTGAAAATGCCTATCAGGGCAATGCCAAAAAAGTTGATGTGTTCGTATTGACTAAGCAATTGTAA
- a CDS encoding MarC family protein: MHEITTMAVTVFMGFFAMMNPIANTAVFVGMTGNQTTLQRRKTAIKALATAFFIIAAFSFLGKGIFELFGITLPALRLSGGILVFLVGYHMLQGNPSKLHADSPSEPDATNKDNVSDSEEKDIAISPLALPILAGPGTIATAMNYSASGEILHIIITICAFALLCLITFVCFLYGPKLIEKIGESGISITTRLMGLILTVIGMQMLIQGVHDAYVLLFQH; the protein is encoded by the coding sequence ATGCATGAAATTACAACTATGGCTGTTACTGTCTTCATGGGTTTCTTCGCCATGATGAACCCAATAGCAAATACTGCTGTGTTTGTTGGCATGACAGGAAATCAAACGACATTACAACGAAGAAAAACCGCAATTAAAGCCTTGGCAACAGCATTTTTTATTATTGCAGCCTTCAGTTTTTTAGGAAAAGGGATTTTTGAGTTGTTTGGTATAACGTTACCAGCACTACGTCTGTCTGGTGGTATTTTAGTGTTTTTAGTGGGCTACCACATGTTACAGGGTAACCCATCTAAGTTACATGCAGATTCACCATCCGAACCAGACGCTACAAATAAAGACAATGTAAGTGACAGCGAAGAAAAAGATATCGCGATTTCACCACTAGCATTACCTATCCTTGCCGGACCTGGCACTATTGCTACTGCAATGAACTACTCTGCATCAGGCGAAATCTTACATATCATAATTACAATCTGCGCTTTTGCCTTGTTGTGTTTAATCACCTTCGTTTGCTTTTTGTATGGGCCTAAATTAATAGAAAAAATTGGTGAAAGTGGTATTAGCATAACGACACGGTTAATGGGGTTAATTTTAACGGTTATAGGTATGCAAATGCTGATTCAAGGTGTGCACGACGCGTATGTACTGCTATTTCAGCACTAG
- a CDS encoding GNAT family N-acetyltransferase, producing MLKALSMEAFTPDFEQYGGFPPGVDDIDWHLDQIKTEHYYKIFYNDELAGGILTVPINGVETEIKLFYIAGEFQDKQLGSQTIALIEQCYSATKKWSLVTPYKSYRNHHFYEKQGYLKVGEFQPEPDDVFRLFQYEKQK from the coding sequence GTGCTAAAAGCACTTTCTATGGAAGCCTTCACGCCTGACTTTGAACAATATGGTGGTTTTCCTCCTGGTGTTGATGACATTGATTGGCACTTAGACCAAATCAAAACAGAACATTATTATAAAATTTTTTACAACGACGAGCTTGCGGGGGGAATTTTAACTGTCCCAATCAATGGAGTCGAAACTGAAATAAAATTGTTTTATATAGCGGGGGAGTTTCAAGACAAACAGCTGGGCTCTCAGACGATCGCTTTAATTGAACAGTGCTATTCAGCGACAAAAAAATGGTCGTTAGTTACGCCTTATAAGTCGTATCGCAACCACCATTTCTATGAAAAGCAAGGTTACTTAAAAGTAGGTGAATTTCAACCTGAACCCGATGATGTATTCAGGTTGTTTCAATATGAAAAGCAAAAATAG
- a CDS encoding class I SAM-dependent DNA methyltransferase: MLPVNTSSNALYTDLSSYYDLMCADIGYEAQSNYVRRLHQLFGNEGNTHLDLACGTGPHVRYFIDYGYQSCGLDINQPMLDMAQTRCPEASFTLGDMCNFTVDEPLDLITCFLYSIHYSDGIEKLKGCIASAHAALKDGGVFCFNTVEKNKIDNASFVRHSTEFDNSQFIFSSGWHYTGDGDKQSLRLSIEKTTEQITQSWQDEHPMVAVGFEELKSLLLPYFDVHVFEHDYDKIIPIEKNSGNAIFVCVKR, translated from the coding sequence ATGTTACCAGTAAACACATCATCCAATGCCTTATACACTGACTTATCTTCTTACTATGATTTGATGTGTGCTGACATCGGCTATGAAGCACAGAGCAACTACGTTCGCAGACTCCATCAGCTATTCGGAAATGAGGGAAATACACATTTAGACCTTGCTTGTGGTACCGGTCCGCATGTGCGCTACTTTATCGATTATGGCTATCAAAGTTGTGGATTAGACATTAACCAGCCTATGTTAGATATGGCACAAACACGTTGCCCTGAAGCTAGCTTCACGTTGGGTGATATGTGTAATTTCACGGTTGATGAACCGCTCGATTTAATTACTTGCTTCTTATATTCCATTCACTATAGCGATGGTATTGAAAAACTAAAAGGTTGTATTGCAAGTGCACATGCTGCATTAAAAGATGGTGGTGTTTTTTGTTTCAATACTGTCGAAAAAAACAAAATTGATAATGCATCGTTTGTACGTCATTCAACAGAATTTGATAATAGCCAGTTTATATTTAGTTCTGGTTGGCATTACACCGGTGATGGTGACAAACAGTCTCTTCGTTTGAGTATTGAAAAAACCACTGAGCAAATAACGCAATCCTGGCAAGATGAACATCCAATGGTCGCTGTTGGTTTTGAAGAGCTAAAATCGCTACTTCTACCCTATTTCGATGTCCATGTATTTGAACATGACTATGATAAGATCATTCCGATAGAGAAAAATTCAGGTAACGCAATTTTTGTTTGTGTAAAACGATAA
- a CDS encoding YeiH family protein, producing MQFAKKPFTIHKADLPFYLIAIVCFFPIVSSPIALILGFTLASLGLIPAKLNLAGFTKKLLAYSIIGLGFGINLNEAITASKQGLGIIVSSIFFTLILGTILTRLFKLDVKTGHLIASGTAICGGSAIAAVAPAINARDDQTSLALATVFVLNSIALFVFPALGHLFEMSQHAFGTWAAIAIHDTSSVVGAAGAYGDEALKTATTLKLARALWIIPIAFLSALMFKGDSKKIAVPYFIVFYCLAIAIAHYLPQFSDLYNLVFSASKRLLVVCLFLIGSGITVQKLRASGAKPLVLGVLLWVAIGGSSLTYILMG from the coding sequence ATGCAGTTTGCTAAAAAACCTTTTACTATCCATAAAGCAGATCTTCCTTTTTATTTAATTGCCATTGTTTGCTTTTTCCCTATCGTTAGTTCACCTATTGCGCTTATTTTAGGCTTTACCCTAGCTAGTCTTGGTTTAATTCCAGCAAAACTTAACCTTGCTGGTTTTACTAAAAAGCTTCTGGCCTACTCCATTATAGGTTTAGGTTTTGGTATAAATCTGAATGAAGCAATTACCGCAAGCAAACAAGGGCTAGGGATTATTGTATCTTCCATCTTTTTTACGTTAATTCTTGGTACTATTCTTACCCGTCTATTCAAACTTGATGTCAAAACAGGCCACCTTATCGCTTCAGGTACCGCTATTTGTGGTGGCAGTGCTATTGCAGCTGTTGCGCCTGCGATTAATGCTAGGGATGATCAAACATCGTTGGCACTTGCAACTGTCTTTGTTTTGAACTCGATTGCGTTATTTGTTTTCCCTGCACTTGGCCACTTATTTGAAATGAGCCAACACGCTTTTGGAACTTGGGCTGCAATTGCGATTCACGATACGTCATCCGTTGTGGGTGCCGCTGGCGCATACGGCGATGAAGCACTTAAAACAGCGACAACACTTAAGTTGGCACGCGCTCTTTGGATCATTCCAATTGCCTTTTTAAGTGCGCTAATGTTTAAAGGTGATAGCAAGAAGATTGCCGTTCCTTATTTCATCGTATTTTATTGCCTGGCTATCGCTATTGCCCATTATTTACCGCAGTTTAGTGACCTATATAATTTAGTCTTCTCAGCGTCTAAACGACTTCTTGTTGTTTGTTTATTCTTGATTGGTTCTGGCATTACCGTTCAAAAGCTACGCGCATCAGGAGCTAAACCACTGGTACTTGGGGTTTTGCTTTGGGTAGCAATTGGCGGCTCATCACTGACTTATATATTAATGGGCTAA
- a CDS encoding phosphotransferase, with amino-acid sequence MNQQQLERIASDTFQKLFGFRASFVQTELTFYGCVVFLVADKQKVVIKFSKEMGRLAKEIQGLERLSQIVDCPVPAIYFYGREEGYDYLVLEWLEGQSAHELPPETKAIATFGEHYTDILLALHECSHEKGFEVDADSFAPTLSEAFEHWMFPVYRYLMSSASPFSTQLKGSFERLWASRKQVLAPINHGSSLVHDDCHIGNVLFDPKTYKVAALIDPCDVGFKHREFDVFHLYDVRPDLNLADIYMKKASLADGYQARRWFLSLWDDAKHSRNIGWYDEAWISNKFERYYQECA; translated from the coding sequence ATGAATCAACAACAACTAGAGCGGATTGCATCAGATACGTTTCAAAAGTTGTTTGGTTTTCGGGCTTCATTTGTTCAAACCGAGCTGACATTTTATGGGTGTGTTGTATTCCTCGTTGCAGATAAGCAGAAAGTTGTCATCAAATTCTCTAAAGAAATGGGAAGATTGGCGAAAGAAATTCAAGGTCTTGAGCGATTATCCCAAATAGTCGATTGTCCTGTCCCTGCCATTTATTTCTACGGACGTGAAGAAGGGTATGACTACTTAGTTCTCGAGTGGTTAGAGGGGCAATCTGCCCACGAGTTACCACCTGAGACTAAAGCCATTGCCACTTTTGGTGAGCACTACACTGATATTCTTTTAGCACTGCATGAGTGCAGCCATGAAAAAGGTTTTGAGGTAGATGCTGACTCTTTTGCGCCAACATTAAGTGAAGCTTTTGAGCATTGGATGTTCCCTGTTTATCGGTATTTGATGAGTTCTGCTTCTCCGTTTTCAACTCAACTCAAAGGTAGTTTTGAACGGCTATGGGCATCACGCAAACAAGTATTAGCACCAATTAATCATGGTTCTTCATTGGTACATGATGATTGCCATATTGGAAATGTATTATTTGACCCAAAAACTTACAAAGTGGCGGCGTTAATCGATCCTTGTGATGTTGGCTTTAAGCACCGTGAATTTGATGTTTTTCATTTATACGATGTTCGCCCAGATCTCAATTTAGCAGACATTTATATGAAGAAAGCATCACTGGCTGATGGTTATCAAGCAAGACGATGGTTTTTGAGTTTATGGGATGATGCAAAGCATAGTCGGAATATTGGTTGGTATGATGAAGCATGGATCAGTAATAAATTCGAACGTTATTATCAAGAATGTGCTTGA
- a CDS encoding putative ATP-dependent zinc protease, with translation MKKVAVGLFAILLAGCAQQQAIQEPVEPVPETEKPAEVKPTDPELKPEVKPEIKPEVKPEVKPKPEIKPKPKPKPVTATKDGKLILGSQEIVWLGAAKTHVKARVDTSVKVSTIGVSNIQEFERDGKDWVKIKAGQEEVELPVERWVKSNKERLPIVKIRTRLGDLNERTEFMLVKGAGVVLGENFIRDVAVIDANRKFVQPKSK, from the coding sequence ATGAAAAAAGTCGCGGTAGGTCTTTTTGCTATTTTGCTCGCAGGGTGTGCACAACAACAAGCAATACAAGAACCAGTAGAGCCTGTTCCTGAAACAGAGAAACCGGCAGAAGTTAAACCAACAGATCCTGAGCTTAAGCCTGAAGTAAAGCCAGAGATCAAACCTGAAGTTAAGCCAGAAGTTAAGCCAAAACCTGAGATTAAGCCCAAACCAAAGCCAAAACCTGTTACCGCCACAAAAGATGGCAAGTTAATTTTAGGCAGCCAAGAAATTGTTTGGCTTGGTGCTGCAAAAACGCATGTAAAGGCGAGAGTCGATACTAGTGTTAAGGTCTCTACAATTGGGGTATCCAATATCCAAGAGTTTGAGCGTGATGGTAAAGACTGGGTTAAAATTAAAGCCGGTCAAGAAGAAGTAGAGTTACCCGTTGAGCGTTGGGTGAAAAGCAACAAAGAGCGCTTACCGATAGTAAAAATCCGTACGCGCTTGGGTGATCTTAATGAACGCACTGAATTTATGTTAGTAAAAGGCGCAGGCGTTGTTCTCGGTGAGAATTTCATCCGTGATGTCGCTGTTATTGATGCTAACCGTAAATTTGTTCAACCAAAATCGAAATAA
- a CDS encoding LysR family transcriptional regulator, with the protein MKLSQLNAFRAIVECQTVTAAAERLNLSQPAVSRVLAGLEDRLGFKLFTRQRNRLVLSDEGQAFYLEVAKVFDAVSGLDNAADSIRSHHFGTLNIAAMPLLSNAFLPRILASFLKQSQQLKVGFKTYRSEDVMRRVQSQTTDIGFAFIDEPLAGVKAQRVECECVCLLPSDSPLAKRSSIDIYDIADQVVIRHEKDITQRRIDALLRRYGLSTIEHIEVSLASTAAALVREGIGIAITDPFTAHMASEHPAVVMRPLVFGLPFEFDILYPALKPVHRHAEHFIEQFLLQADDMDIYLKIGPMRDLDIIDNV; encoded by the coding sequence ATGAAGTTGTCTCAATTAAATGCTTTCCGTGCCATCGTTGAATGCCAGACAGTGACTGCTGCTGCTGAACGCCTGAACTTAAGTCAGCCCGCCGTGAGTCGAGTGCTAGCCGGTTTAGAAGACCGATTGGGATTTAAACTTTTCACTCGGCAGCGAAATCGCCTCGTGTTGAGTGATGAAGGGCAAGCATTTTATCTGGAAGTAGCGAAAGTTTTTGATGCGGTCTCTGGGTTAGATAATGCCGCAGATTCAATTCGATCACACCATTTTGGCACGCTCAATATTGCTGCAATGCCATTGTTATCTAATGCTTTTTTACCTCGAATTCTTGCTTCTTTTCTTAAGCAATCACAACAGCTTAAAGTCGGCTTTAAAACCTATCGTTCAGAAGATGTGATGCGTCGAGTACAAAGCCAAACAACCGATATAGGCTTTGCTTTTATTGATGAGCCGCTAGCGGGAGTGAAGGCACAGCGGGTTGAGTGTGAATGCGTGTGTTTATTGCCAAGTGACTCTCCGTTAGCCAAAAGAAGCAGTATAGATATTTATGATATTGCCGATCAGGTGGTAATTCGCCATGAGAAAGATATTACGCAACGACGTATTGACGCCTTATTAAGGCGTTACGGTCTCTCTACGATTGAACATATCGAAGTATCCCTTGCCAGTACGGCTGCTGCACTTGTTCGTGAGGGGATTGGTATCGCGATAACGGATCCATTTACGGCGCATATGGCAAGTGAACATCCGGCTGTGGTGATGAGGCCACTTGTGTTTGGTTTACCATTTGAGTTCGATATTTTGTACCCCGCTTTAAAACCCGTTCATCGCCATGCGGAGCATTTCATTGAGCAGTTCCTCTTACAAGCCGATGATATGGATATTTACTTGAAAATAGGACCAATGCGCGATCTGGATATTATCGATAATGTGTAA
- a CDS encoding NAD/NADP-dependent octopine/nopaline dehydrogenase family protein, with protein MANKVSIIGSGNAGLTAAYHFSLQGADVCLFGAKGFDRPLADIESRGGIEALSSFNDVPLTYSGFQQIDKVTRELEQAIAYSDLLILPVPSFAQEPLFIEMLPHLHDGQIIMLMPGNYGSLVLNRIKQEQGYGDLDITFVDAISIPWATRIVGPAEVAILGMKEFLPVAALPASKTQEVIARLQPVMPLPLTALDNVISAGLENINFGGHPLLTTLNMGLLENFDGQFNYYKDCCSISTSKAAAVMEQERQAVGKALGLTLIPELEAMNALYAMECETVYDVNRTSETHGKLNSAPNSAGNRYITEDAAFLLVPCFEFGQLAGVATTMVTSCLHIDNAYNDTNYFEQGRTLNKMGLSGMSVQEIMDFVA; from the coding sequence ATGGCTAATAAAGTCTCTATTATCGGCTCTGGTAATGCCGGACTAACCGCGGCATACCACTTTTCTCTTCAAGGCGCGGACGTCTGTTTATTTGGTGCTAAAGGGTTTGATCGACCGTTGGCTGATATTGAATCTCGGGGCGGTATTGAAGCGCTATCTTCGTTTAACGATGTACCTCTTACATATTCAGGCTTTCAACAAATAGATAAGGTCACGCGTGAGTTAGAGCAAGCCATCGCGTATTCAGATTTACTGATTTTACCTGTTCCATCTTTCGCCCAAGAACCATTGTTCATTGAAATGTTACCGCATCTACATGATGGTCAAATCATCATGCTGATGCCTGGTAATTATGGTTCATTAGTACTTAACCGCATAAAACAAGAACAAGGTTATGGCGATCTTGATATTACCTTTGTGGATGCGATTTCTATTCCTTGGGCAACCCGAATTGTCGGCCCAGCAGAAGTTGCGATTTTAGGTATGAAAGAATTTTTACCTGTGGCCGCTTTACCTGCGAGTAAAACACAAGAGGTGATTGCACGGCTACAACCTGTGATGCCTTTACCCTTAACCGCGTTAGATAACGTGATTAGTGCTGGGTTAGAGAATATCAACTTTGGTGGGCACCCATTACTGACTACGTTAAACATGGGTTTACTTGAAAACTTTGATGGTCAATTTAATTACTACAAAGATTGCTGCTCTATTTCTACTTCGAAAGCCGCAGCCGTTATGGAGCAAGAGCGTCAAGCTGTGGGTAAAGCGTTGGGCTTAACTTTGATCCCAGAACTTGAGGCAATGAATGCGTTATACGCAATGGAGTGTGAAACCGTTTATGACGTAAACCGTACATCAGAAACGCATGGAAAGTTAAACAGCGCACCAAACTCTGCTGGCAACCGTTACATAACAGAAGATGCAGCCTTCTTATTGGTACCGTGCTTTGAGTTTGGCCAGTTGGCTGGCGTAGCGACGACCATGGTGACCTCATGTTTACACATTGATAATGCCTACAACGATACAAACTATTTTGAGCAAGGACGTACCTTAAACAAAATGGGGCTATCGGGCATGTCAGTTCAAGAAATCATGGATTTCGTTGCATAA